TGACCTGCTATACTTCGGGCGTGAACTTCGCATGGAACTTCCACCCCGAACAGCAGCTGCAGCTACAGGTACTCAATGCTTACAACAACCGCTTCGCCGACCGCTACCACGTGACACCCGATGTCGCTACCGCCACGAGCTACCCGCTCCTCTACTCGGCACAGTGGAACGGTACCCTCCTCGGAGGAGCACTGCACATGCGTTACGCCGTGTCGATGGCTCACCAGGCCCAAGAGCGTAATATGTGGTACTTCACTGCAGGCAACCTGTTCAATCCGGGCAAACGGATCAACGGATACCTCGACCTCACCTACTCGATCGAGGGATTGGACGACAAAGGCATTATGACTGCTCGCTACGGCAAGGGCAAGACCCTCACGGACGTCAAGTACTATGCTCTGGTATCGAAGTGGAACTTCCGCATTTTCGATCAGGTCAATCTCTTCCTCAAAGGCATGTACGAGAACGGCTACGCGCCTGCCCAATACGGCGAGAGCAGCCACACGCGCCACTCCTACGGCTATATGGGAGGGGTGGAATATTACCCCACGGAGACCAACTTCCGTCTGTTCGTCACCTACATAGGACGGCATTACCGGTACAGTGCGACCGAGACGGAAAGCACCAATGCTCTTCGCGCCGGTCTGATCTATCAGATACCTTTCTTATAATAATCACCAAACATTCACGTAATAATGATTCTAACAGATCTTACAGTAAAAGGCTTCCTCGCCGAGACAGCAGGCCAGGAACCCGTACCCGGCGGAGGCAGTATCTCCGCTCTGAACGGCTCAATTGCAGCAGCATTGGCCGAGATGGTGGCTAACCTGACTATAGGCAAGAAGAAGTACGTCGAGGTGGAAGCAGAGATGCAGACTATCGCTACCGAAGCTGCCGCCATACAGAAAGAACTGGTATTGGATATCGACCGCGACAGCGATGCTTATAATAAGGTATTCGCCGCCTTCAAGCTCCCCAAGGAAACGGAGGAAGAGAAGGCCGTTCGCTCGGCTCAGATTCAGGAGATGACCAAATATGCGGCGTCCGTACCTATGGAGGTGGCTCGGCGTGTACACAGTCTGTTGCCGCTGATCGAAGCAGTCGTAGCCAAAGGCAATCAGAATGCCATTACGGACGGATGTGTAGCCATGATGTGCGCTCGCACGGCTATCATCGGTGCCCTGCTGAATGTTCGTATCAACCTGACGTCTATCAAGGACGAGGATTTCGTCAAGACGCATACGGAAGAAGCCAATGCGATCGAAGCCGATGCTATACGTCGCGAGGCCGAGATATTGGCTATCACCAAAAAAGCATGCGAATAACGATGGCACGTACCTCTTTTCAAGTTGGTTCCGAACCGCTCTCTCTGGATCTGCTTCGCGAATATCTGGATAGTCGCTTCAAGCTGGAACTCTCAGCCGATGCCGTAAGACGTATCGAGCACTGCCGCCATTATCTGGACGAGAAAGTGAAGCAGTCGGACAAACCCATATACGGCGTGACCACCGGCTTCGGCTCTCTCTGCAACAGGACAATTACACCGGATCAGCTTACCGCCTTACAGGAGAACCTCGTCAAGAGTCATGCCTGTAGCTGCGGCACGCCCGTTCATGAGGACATCGTGCGCCTGATGCTTCTGCTCAAAGCTCATGCCCTCCAGTTGGGACACAGTGGCGTACAGCTATGCACCGTGCAGCGTATTCTGGACATGCTCAATAACGACGTGCTCCCCATCGTTTACGATCGCGGTTCGCTCGGCGCATCGGGCGACCTCGCCCCTCTGGCCAATCTCTTCCTGCCGCTTATAGGTGAGGGAGAAGTCATGTACAAGGGAGAGAAGCGCAATGCCTGCAATGTGATGCAGGAGTTCGGCTGGGAGAAGATCATCCTCAAGAGCAAAGAAGGCTTGGCTCTGCTCAATGGTACGCAGTTCATGAGCAGTCATGGCGTCTACGCCCTCCTCAAGGCACACCGTCTTGTAGAGGTAGCAGACTGTATCGGTGCACTCTCGCTCGAAGCTTTCGATGGCTTGGATGCCCCCTTTACCGACAACCTCCACATCATACGTCCTCACCCCGGACAGTTGGCCGTAGCTCGTCACCTGAAGGAAGTTCTTAAAGGTAGCGAGCAGATAGCCCGCCCGAAGAAGCAGGTACAGGATCCGTACAGCTTCCGCTGTATGCCGCAGGTTCACGGAGCCAGCCGCGATGCCATT
This genomic stretch from Porphyromonas gingivalis ATCC 33277 harbors:
- a CDS encoding OprO/OprP family phosphate-selective porin — encoded protein: MNKSLLSLACLILCGMPAIAQQTGPAERSGEPSLAERVFGLEQKQKKLKVYLGLQSFYDQPLVDDESHIGHFKVQELRMSAHGELNRHLSFDWRQRLNRAADGTSFADNLSNAIDIAGVDWHPNDKVSFFFGRQYARFGGIEYDMNPVEIYQYSDLVDYMTCYTSGVNFAWNFHPEQQLQLQVLNAYNNRFADRYHVTPDVATATSYPLLYSAQWNGTLLGGALHMRYAVSMAHQAQERNMWYFTAGNLFNPGKRINGYLDLTYSIEGLDDKGIMTARYGKGKTLTDVKYYALVSKWNFRIFDQVNLFLKGMYENGYAPAQYGESSHTRHSYGYMGGVEYYPTETNFRLFVTYIGRHYRYSATETESTNALRAGLIYQIPFL
- a CDS encoding cyclodeaminase/cyclohydrolase family protein, whose translation is MILTDLTVKGFLAETAGQEPVPGGGSISALNGSIAAALAEMVANLTIGKKKYVEVEAEMQTIATEAAAIQKELVLDIDRDSDAYNKVFAAFKLPKETEEEKAVRSAQIQEMTKYAASVPMEVARRVHSLLPLIEAVVAKGNQNAITDGCVAMMCARTAIIGALLNVRINLTSIKDEDFVKTHTEEANAIEADAIRREAEILAITKKACE
- the hutH gene encoding histidine ammonia-lyase, with translation MARTSFQVGSEPLSLDLLREYLDSRFKLELSADAVRRIEHCRHYLDEKVKQSDKPIYGVTTGFGSLCNRTITPDQLTALQENLVKSHACSCGTPVHEDIVRLMLLLKAHALQLGHSGVQLCTVQRILDMLNNDVLPIVYDRGSLGASGDLAPLANLFLPLIGEGEVMYKGEKRNACNVMQEFGWEKIILKSKEGLALLNGTQFMSSHGVYALLKAHRLVEVADCIGALSLEAFDGLDAPFTDNLHIIRPHPGQLAVARHLKEVLKGSEQIARPKKQVQDPYSFRCMPQVHGASRDAIAYVTEVVIREINSVTDNPTVFPDEDLVVSGGNFHGQPLAIVYDFLAIALAELGNISERRTAQLILGLRNLPEFLVANPGLNSGFMIPQYAAAAMVSKNKMYCFSAASDSIVSSNGQEDHVSMGANAATKLLPIIENLEMIFAIELLDAAQAFEFRRPTKTSPYLEKMLGELRKVAPKVEDDVVMYKQIQAATEFVREYAF